CCGCGACTCTCCATTCTGCCACCGAATTTCCACGCGATCCACTTGCGGGATTTGCCCCAGGCCAAAATGGACTGTGTTCGGACGTTGGGCGCGATAGGAATCGCCGGTCACGATCTGCTGCGCAGCCGCGCCGTTCGCGTGCCGGATCGTGATTTTCGCGCCCACGGGCGACACGCCGCGCCCCTGTTCGCGGAGGCGAAAGCCAATCCAATTGCCTTCGGCCTCCAGTTCGTTCCGGAACACTTTCAGCGTTTGCTGTCTCCTGGGCCAGACCTCAAACGTCGTGACCAGTAAATCGACTCGCCCGTCGCCATCCAGGTCATCCGCGACCACGTTCCGCGAATCAGCTTCCAGCGCGACTCCTATCAAATGTCCGATCTCGACAAAGGACTCCCCGTGCTGGTTCCAGAGCAATCGATTCTTCTCATAGCCGCCATACGAATGCCCGCGCCCGCGAGTTCGCGGGAATTTCGCGCCGAAAAACGCCGTCGGCACCACGCCTTCGTTCGAGTTCGCCGCGTAGATATCGTGCAGCCAAAACTCCGGCTCGTATTCCCGCACCGATTGTTTCGATTCGTGTCCGTTCGCGATATAAACATCCGGAAAACCGTCGTTGTCGAAATCCGCCGCCCCGGCTCCCCAGGACCAACCCGTGCGCGCGATGGAATCATTCAAAGAAGTTTGAGCAAAACCGCCCCTTCGAGCGTCCCCCAGGAAAAGCCGATTCCCGTACGTCATCGCCCGCCGTGCGCCGGCTGCGTCCCAATCCGCCGCCCGGTGCAAGCCGAGCGCTTCCAGGCGGTCCGCCGTCGGTGAGTTCATTCCGATCATCAGAAAATCGAGCTGTCCGTCCGTGTTGAAGTCTGAAAACAGGTGCGCCATGCCGAATCCGCGCGATTCCCCAACCCACTCGCGCGTCACGTCGCGGAAGCGGCCTTGTCCGTCGTTGGCGTAAAGATCGAGGCCGGCAAAATCGCTCACCACGAGCAAATCCAGATCCCCGTCGCGGTCAAGATCCGCGAAGGACGCGCTGTAAGCCCGGCGCCGGCGCTTCTGCTCCAGGCCGGACTGCGCGGTGCCGTCTGTGAAGTGGCCCTTCCCGTCATTCAACAGCAGATAAGAGGGATGGCCGTCGTTGGCGTCGAAGTAAGGCCGCGGCATTTGTCCGCGCTCGAATGGCGCTTTGTACTGGCCGAGCCACACATCGAGATCGCCGTCGCCGTCGATGTCGCCGCAGGTCATGGCCTGGCCGTATTTCAGGTGAGGATTGATCTGCCAGACGAGCTGGCCTGCCTCTTCAAATGCGCCGCTCGCGGAGCCGCGAAATAACGCGAGGCCCTCGAACTTGGCGCACAGAAAATCCGCCGCTCCGTCTCCGTCGAAGTCGGCCATCAGACCGGTGAAAATCAGGCCCGGCGA
This region of Verrucomicrobiota bacterium genomic DNA includes:
- a CDS encoding CRTAC1 family protein, whose product is MARPRQRNRLLILAGALCAALAAGLLLRERRDPSQDEVLPGSDGRSVGELADELTRLEAREQEMDQTLWAMERLAEHCGLVFDRLWDSINAATNRLGTVRAFPFDELIIAKYPPARPLGHRISAWEPMADRSLWRPEQWRRFLDQQQRDGWQLTQAEFRQNRFETTTNGLPGQSAFYFSAHLINATRTARAALEGDLLVDWAPARQRAELPGVSRIDATRLKIKIRHGEPGFRPILAEELLPPKGSYFIDPLILYDLDGDGRSEIILAAKNLVFRQREGGRLGSEALCRHSPGLIFTGLMADFDGDGAADFLCAKFEGLALFRGSASGAFEEAGQLVWQINPHLKYGQAMTCGDIDGDGDLDVWLGQYKAPFERGQMPRPYFDANDGHPSYLLLNDGKGHFTDGTAQSGLEQKRRRRAYSASFADLDRDGDLDLLVVSDFAGLDLYANDGQGRFRDVTREWVGESRGFGMAHLFSDFNTDGQLDFLMIGMNSPTADRLEALGLHRAADWDAAGARRAMTYGNRLFLGDARRGGFAQTSLNDSIARTGWSWGAGAADFDNDGFPDVYIANGHESKQSVREYEPEFWLHDIYAANSNEGVVPTAFFGAKFPRTRGRGHSYGGYEKNRLLWNQHGESFVEIGHLIGVALEADSRNVVADDLDGDGRVDLLVTTFEVWPRRQQTLKVFRNELEAEGNWIGFRLREQGRGVSPVGAKITIRHANGAAAQQIVTGDSYRAQRPNTVHFGLGQIPQVDRVEIRWQNGESREIRQPPLNTYLDLTPD